CACCAAGGGCACCGACTTCATGCAGCAGGAGAAGGACGGCTCCTTCCCGACCGACGCGAAGACCGTCTCGGCGCTGCAGGACTTCGCCGACATGAACGACGACTCCACGATGCCGAAGTCGGTGTGGACGAGCGGGCAGGATCCGAACGCCCTGTTCAAGAGCGGCCAGGTCGTCGCCTACTTCTCGGGCGTCTGGCAGTCGTCGGACTTCGCGTCGAACATCACCGACTTCGACTGGGCCAGCGCCGCGACCCCGGCTGACCCGACGCACGCCACCGAGATCAACTACGGCGGCAACATCGTCGGCTTCGAGAACTCGGACGCCCGCGGGACCGCGGCGAAGAAGTTCATCGACTACATGTACGAGCCGACGAACTACGCCAAGCTCGTGACGACGAACGGCTTCCTGCCGGTGGAGTCCGGGCTGGACATCAGCTACCCGTTCGAGTCGCAGGCCGCCAAGGACTCCTTCGCGCTCTACCAGAAGGAGATCGACGCGGCGGACCCGATCTCGAGCTCCTACGCCAAGGAGAGCGCGAAGTGGGCGGTCGAGGGCAAGGAACTCGGCACCGACCCCACCACCGCCGAGGTCGGCAAGCTCATCAACGGGCAGCAGTCGGCCAAGAAGACCCTCGAGACGATCACGAAGTACTACGAAGAGCACGTCGGATGACGGATCGGGGTCGGGTGCACGCACCCGACCCCGACGCCGTCCCCCCGAGCAACACCGCGACGAACGAAGAGGATCATCGTGAGCATCCCCACCGCAGCCGGCGACGTGCAGACCGCCGTGCCCACCCCGGTGCCGCCCCGCCGGCCCGGCGCCGCGAAGACGGCGAAGCGCCGCCGCTCCGGCGTCAGCAAGCCCGTCCTCGCCCCGATCCTCTTCGTCAGCGTCAACGCGGTGCTGTTCGTCGTGTTCTTCGTGTGGCCCGCGGTCATCGGCCTCGGCTACTCGTTCACCGACTACAACGGTGTCGTCGCCCCGAAGTTCATCGGGCTCGAGAACTACTTCGAGCTGTTCGCCGACGACACCTTCTACGCGGCACTCCTCCGGACGTTCCTCTACGCGATCGTGGCGGTACCGCTCGGCTTCGTGCTCTCCCTGTCCATGGCGCTCATGCTCACGAGCCCCGCGGCGAAGGGCCGGAGCGTCGCCCGCATCGTCTTCTTCGTGCCGTGGCTCATCTCGCCGATCGTGACCGGCGTCATCTGGCGGTGGATGTTCGGCGAGAACTTCGGGCTCGCGAACTTCGTCATCGAGTCCTTCGGCGGCAAGGCCGTCCCGTGGCAGTCGAACGCGGACCTGTCGCTGCTCGTCGTGGTGTTCGCCACCGCGTGGGCCGGAGCCGCCTTCAACATGCTGCTGTTCGTGGCCGCGATCCGGAACGTGCCGCAGTCCTACTACGAGGCGGCGTCCCTCGACGGCGCCGGCGCCTGGCACCAGTTCCGCTACATCACGCTGCCGAGCATCGCACCGACGTCGTTCATCGTGGTCCTGCTGTCGTCGCTCGGCGCCTTCAAGGAGTTCGCGACGATCCAGGCACTCAACGGCGGCGGTCCCGGCACCGACAACAACCTGCTCGTGCAGTACATCTACACGAACGGGTTCCAGAACGCCCACATCGGCTACGCGAGCGCGGCGTCGATGGTCCTCATGCTCATCCTCATGGCCATCGCGCTCATCCAGCTGGCCGTGAACCGTCGGACGGAGGCCCGCCGATGACCGCCACCCTGCCCAGCGCCTCCGGCGCACCCGCGACCGACGTCACGTCGGGGACCACCAGGAACACGACCAGGAACAAGCGCCTCGACGGCCCGCCCCGCCCCAGGGCCATCGCCGCCACCGCCCTGCTCTGGGTCTTCATCATCGCGTTCGGCTTCCCCGTGCTCTGGTTCGTCCTGAGCGCGTTCAAGCCCGGCGGCGAGCTGTTCTCCTACCCGCTCACCCTGTTCCCGAAGACGTGGTCGGTCAGCGGCTTCACGGAGGCCTGGGCGAGCTACGACTTCGCCCGCTACTTCGGCAACACCGTGATCGTCGCACTGGTCACCACCGTCCTCACCGTGCTGGCGAGCGCGGCGACGGGGTACGCGCTGGCGAAGTACGACAACAGGTGGCTCAAGGTCTTCTTCGTCTGCATCCTCGCGACGACGATGCTCCCGACCGAGGTCATCCTCGCGCCGACGTTCATCGTGATCCGCGACCTCGGCATGTACGACTCGCTCGCCGGCATCATCGTGCCGTCGGTCATCACCGCGACCGGCATCTTCATGTTCCGGCAGTTCTTCCTCACCGTGCCGGACGACCTCGTCGAGGCCGCCCGCATCGACGGCGCGAGCGAGTTCGGCATCTTCTGGCGGATCATGCTGCCGATCTCCCGCCCGATCATGCTGACGCTCGCGATCTTCTCGTTCCAGTGGCGGTGGAACGACTACATCTGGCCGCTGCTCGTCCTCAACGACCCGCACCAGTTCACGATCCAGATCGCGCTGCAGAGCATCGTCGGCGCGGAGAACGTCAACTGGACGGTCCTGCTCGGCGCGTCGGTGATCTCGATCATCCCGCTCGTCCTCATCTACCTGGTCTTCCAGAAGTACGTGAACGGCGCGGACCTCAACGCGGGCCTCAAGGACTGATGGGCTTCCTCGACCTCGCCGGCACCGCGGCCGACGCCGACGCGGCCCGGCTCCGGCAGGCCACCGACGCCCCGGAGACGCTGCAGCACCGCGAACTCATGGCGCGCGCCCTCACCCTGGTCGGCGCGTGGGTCCGGAACGAGCGGACGGGAGGCGCGGCTCGCCCCACCGACGACGACCTCGCCACCGCGCACGGCTGGGTCCGGCACCTCGCCACCCGGCAGTCCCCCGGCGGCACGTTCGTCGGCGGCGACAACGTGCTCTCCCCACCCGACTCCGCGTTCACGGTGAACGACGTGTGCGACGCGCTCGAGCTCCTCGCGCCGTACCGTGCGACCGTGCCGACGGCCGCGGCGCTGGCCGACGACCTCGACGAGATCGTGCACCGCGCGACCCCGGCGTTGCTGACGGGTGGCGTGCACACCCCGAACCACCGGTGGGAGATCGCGGCCGCACTCGCCCGCGTCCACCGGCTCCACCCCGACCCGGCCCTCGTCGAGCGGATCGACGAGTGGCTCGCCGAGGGACCGGACATCGACGCCGACGGCCTGTGGTCCGAGCGCAGCCCGAACTACGCCGCGGCGGTCTCGTGCCCGTCCTTCCTCGTGCTGGCGTCGGTGCTGGGGCGACCCGAGCTGCTCGACCCGGTGCGCCGCTCGCTCGACGCGACACTCGCGCTGCTCCTGCCCGACGACACCGTCGAGACCGTGCAGTCCCGACGGCAGGACCAGTCGCGGCCGTTCGGGATCGGACCGTTCGCACCCCTGCTCTGGCACGTCGCGGTGCTCGACGGCCGAGCCGACCTCGCCGCCGTCGCCGCCCGGGCAGCGGTCGCCGACACCTGGCAGCCCGGCGCCGTGGCCGCACGGGCGATGACCGACCCGGTGCTCGAGCGGCCGCTGCCGGCGGGCGCACCGCTCCCCCGGGGCACCTCGACGTTCCGGGCGGCACGGCTCGTCCACGTCCGCGAGGCCGACCGCGACGTCGTGCTCTTCGCCGGCTCGGACGTCCCGGCGGCAGGACACGTCCGCTCCGGGCTCGCGAACAGCCCGACGTTCCTGCGGGTACTCGCCGGCGCCGTCGTCCTCACCGACGTCCGGCTCTCGCGGGAGTTCTTCGGCCTCGGCCCGTTCCGCCCGACGAGGCTCGAGGACCTCGGCGCCGGCCGGTTCCGGCTGACCGAACGCGTGTCGGCCGGCTACCACCAGCCGCTCGCACCCGAGCACCGGCTGGCCGACGGTGACTACGCGCTCGGCGACGAGGGGCGGTTCTCGGCGTCGATGGCGTTCGGCAGCCGGACCGCCGACGAGGTGGCGCTCACGACGACGGTCGACGTCGCCCTGACGGCCGACGCGGTCACGCTCGACATCGAGACCGCCGGGGCCGACGTCCCGTGGTCGCTCCAGCTGACGTTCCGCGACGGGGGTACGTTCTCCGGTGTGAGCACCGATGCCGCCACCGCCGAACGCGTCCTCCTCACGGGGACCGCTTCGTACCGCGTCGGCACCGACACCGTGACGTTCGGGCCGGGCAACGGCTCCGGCCCCGGGCAACCCGCGTTCTACGCGCCCGGTCAGGACTACGCGTTCCTCGGCGGGACGGACCGGCCGACGGGCTCGCACGTCCACGTCACCGGACGCGCGCCGGGCCGGACCCGTGTCGTGATCGGGACCCCGTCGGTGGGGTCGTGAGCACGGAGCGACCGGCGGCCGGAGACCCGAGCCGCACCGCGCCTCCCGGCATCGTCCTCGTCGGCGCACGCGGCTACGGTCTGCACCACCGGGCGACCATCGACCGGCTCGTCGGCCTCGGGGCCTGCACGCTGACGGCCGTCGTCGACCCGACCCTCGACGCCGACGAGGACGGCGGCGTGCCGGTCGTCCACGACGCCGCCGCAGCCCGCGCGACCGGCCCGGTCGACGTCGTCGTGGTCGCCGCTCCGATCGCCGCGCACCTCCCCCTCGCCCTCGCCGCCCTCGAGAGCGGCGCCGACGTCCTCCTCGAGAAGCCGCCGGTCACGACGCGCGGGGACCTGGCGACCCTGCTCGACGCCGAACGACGCAGCGGGCGCGTGGTCCAGGTGGGGTTCCAGAGCCTCGGGTCGCACGCGCTGCCCGCACTCCGTGACGGGTCGCTCGTCGGGACCGTCCGGTCCGCCTCGGCCGTCGGCACCTGGACGCGCGACCAGGCGTACTGGGACCGCTCCGCCTGGGCCGGCCGCCGCAGGGTGGACGGGGTCGACGTCCTCGACGGCGTCGTCACGAACCCGCTCGCCCACGCCGTGGCGACCGCCCTCGCGCTCGTCGGCTGCCGTCGAGCCGACGAGGTGGCGCGCGTCGAGGTCGAGCTGTACCGGGCGAACGCGATCGAGGGCGACGACACCTCGGCCGTCCGGGTCACGACGACCGCCGGACGCGAGGCGACCGCGGCGCTCACCCTGTGCGGGCCGACCGAGGTCCTCCCGAGCGTGCGGGTCCGTGGCACGACCGGGAGCGCGGTCCTCGGGTACACGACCGACGAGGTCACGATCGACGGGGTGACCCACGGCCTCGGGCGCACCGACCTGCTCGAGAACCTGCTCGCCCACCGGTCCCGTGGCGACGCGCTGCTCGTGCCGCTCGTGTCGACCGGCGCGTTCGTCGAGGTGCTCGAAGCCGTGCGGGCGACCGAACCGGTGCAGATCGACCACCCGTGGGTGACGTGGGACGGTGAGGGGCCTGCGCGTCGGCCACTCGTCACGGACGTCGAGGCGGTCGTCGACCGCGCGGCGGACCAGCGCGCGCTGTTCTCCGAGGTCGGCGCGCCCTGGGCGCACGCGGACCGCGACGAGGTGCTCGACGAGCTCGTCGTCGACGGCGTCGCGGTCGCGTCGGTCCTCGACGGCGCGGGGACGGTCCCGACGTCTTCGCCCCGCCCGTACCTGCACCCGGTGCGGACCCTCGGCGGCACGGTCGTGAGCGCCCACCACCCGCCGGACCACGACTGGCACTGCGGCGTCGGGTTCGCGATCCCCGACCTCGACGGCGTGAACTGCTGGGGCGGCCGGACGTACGTCCACGGCGAGGGCTACGTCTGGCGCGACGACCACGGCAGCGCCACGGTCGTGCACGCCGAGCACCACGGCCCCTCCCTGCGGCAGGAGGTCGTCTGGCGCGGTCCCGACGGCCACGTCGCCCTGCACGAGGACCGGGCCCTCGCCTGGCGGGCGGTCGACACCGGGTGGGAGCTCACGTGGTCGTCGTCGTTCCGCGTGCCGGGGGACGCGGTCGTCCGGCTCGGCGGCCCGGGCAGCAACGGTCGGGTCGGGGCCGGGTACGGCGGCTTCACCTGGCGCTTCCCGCCGTGCGCCGACATCGCGGTCCGGACGGCGACGGCCCGTGGCGAGGACGCGGTGCACGGGTCGGTCGCGCCGTGGGTCGAGTGGTCGGCGACGTTCGAGGGCGTCGGCGCCACGATCCGGTTCGAGGCCCTCGACCACGACGACCCGTGGTTCGTCCGCGCCGCCGAGTACCCCGCGGTCGGCTCGGCGCTCGCCTGGCGCACCCCGGTGCTCGTGCACCCCGGGGTGCCCCTCGTCCGGTCGTTCCGGGCGACGGTCGCGGACGGCCCGGTCCGGCACGGCCCGGGCGAGCACGGCCCGGACCGGTCCGCCAATACGCTGGTGGGATGAGCACCGAGGACTGGGAAGCCCGCGTCGCCGCACTCTGGGCCGACGACACCATCGACGACCAGGAGCGCATCGACCGCATGCGGGTCCTCGCCGACGCCGCACCCCACCCGGCGCTGGGCGCGTTCGAGCTCGGCGGGGCGAACGACTCCGGCGGCCACGAAGCCGAGGCCGACGTCCACTACACGGCCGCGACGGCGGCCGGGCTCGACACCGTGGACCCGACGAGGGCGGCGCAGATGGTCGTCCAGCACGCCTCGACGCTCCGCAACCTCGGCCGGGTCGACGAGGCGATCACGATGCTCCGCGACGCCCCCGAGCACCCGGCGACCGGCGCAGCGCCGAAGGTGTTCCTCGCACTCGCGCTGCACAGTGCCGGTCGCCACGACGAGGCGCTCCGGGTCGCGATCGAGGCGGTGGAGCCGACGCTCCCCCGGTACCACCGGTCGGTCCGGGCCTACGCGGCAGCCCTCACCGACGCCTGACCGCGACCACCCGTCAGGGTGCCAGCGGCAGCGCGTCGCTCGTCGTGCGGAGCGACTCCTGACGGATCTCGAGCTGGGTGACGGCGAGCGCGGCGAGGTCGTGCAGGTTCGCGAGGTCCGCCCCGGTCGTCTGGCGCGGCTTCGTGTCGAGCACCGCGAGCGTGCCGATCGGGGTGCCGTCGTGCTTCACCAGCGGGACGCTGACGTAGAACCGGATGCCGAGCGGGCCGGTGACGAGCGGGCTGTGCTGCATCTCGGGGTGCGTCTGGCCGTCCGGGATCACGACGGGCACCGGCACGGGGGCGAACCCGTTGCGGAAGTTGATGTGGCGCGCCGCGTCGTCGACACCGGGAGCGATGTACGACTGCGACCAGGCACGGTCCTCGTCGAGGACCTCGACCAGCGCGATCGGGGCGTCGAACAGTCTCGCGGCCATCGCCGTCGTGCGCTGCAGCGCCTGCTCGGGCAGGCTGTCGAGCGTCGCCGGGCGGGCACGGTCGGCGTGCGCAGCAGCCTCGGCCACGGGCGGCGCCTCGACGACGTGGTCGGCGGCGGTGGTCTCCGCGATGACGACGTCGCGGAGCATGGTCACGAGATCGGCGCCGGCCGGGCGCGCTGCCGGGTCCTGCGCGGTCATCGCCCGGAGCAGGACCTTCCAGTGCTCGGGCAGCGGCTCGGGCAGCACCGGGTCGCGGGACAACCGCGCGACCGCGGACTCGACGAGCGACCCCGGGAACTCCCGACGGCGGGTGAAGCACTGCAGCAGCACGAGCCCGAGCGAGTAGACGTCGCTCGGCGGACCGACCTCGCCGCCCCGCGCCTGCTCGGGGCTGAGGTAGGCGGCGGTCCCGGTGGTCACGCCGTCGGCCGTCAGCCGCTCGACACCGGCGGCGAGCGCGATGCCGAAGTCGGTCAGCCGGGCGCGTGCACGGTCGGAGTCGTTGCCGTAGTCGACGAGCAGGATGTTCGACGGCTTGATGTCGCGGTGCACGACACCGTGGCTGTGGATGTAGTGCAGCGCCTCGGCCATGTCGTAGCCGATCTCGGCGATGTGGCGGGAGGCGAGCGGGCCGACGGAGAGCCGGTCCTCGAGGTCCTGCCCGGCGACCAGCGCCATCACGAGGTACCGCTGGCGGGTGCCGTCGTGGCCGGTGACGACGCCGGTGTCGAGCAGGCTCACGAGGTTGTGGTGCTCGAGGGACGCCAGGACGCCGAGCTCGGCCTCCTGCCGGGCGACGTCGACGGTGCCGGCGTGGAACACCTTCACGGCGACGGGCCGGTGGAGGCTCTCGTCGACCCCGCGGTACACGACGGACATGCCGCCCTGGCCGATGGCGTGTTCGAGCCGGTACCGCCCGTCGAGCAGTGGGGCCGTGGACGCGGTGTCCTCGGTCGGACTCATCTGACCCTCGTTCTCGGTTCCGGCAGGCAACGATGCATCTTCGCATCCCGGCGGGGATCGTGTTCCGTCGACGCGCTCAGCGGCCCGTCGCCACCGTGCTCACCCGCAGGTCGTCGAAGGTGCTCGTGAAGCCCGTACCGCCGAGCGAGATCAGCCCGATCCGCGGCTCCGCCCCGAGGTCCGCCGTCCACGTCCCGCCGCGCACGAAGTGCCGTCCGTCGACACTGGTGTACGCGGTGTAGCGGTGCTCCCCGGCCACGAACCGGTGCACGATCCGCAGCGTGGTGGTGTCCCCGACCGGCCCGACGACCATGTTCCCGTAGGTCGGGGCACCGGCCGGCTGCCCGGAGACCTGCTTGCCGAACTCCGTCTGCCGGGTGTCGAAGATCGAGTTCGAGGTCAGGCGGACGTAGTCGCTGTCGCTCCCGTACACGATGAGCCCGCCCTGCACGTAGTTCACGCCGTCGCCGGTCGCCGGGGTGTCGACCGCGACGGTGGTCTCGGCCACCCAGTCGCCCCGGGGAGCCGGTTCGGACAGGACCGAGGCGAGCGGTGTCTGCGGCGGGTGGATGTCGGCGTCCTGCGTCCGCCACCGGAAGGCACCCCCGGCGACCGTCCACGTGGAGGCATCGGGCTCACGGGTCCAGCGGAGCGCCGGCGGCAGGGTCGTCCCGTCGAAGTCGGTGGACAGCGCACGGATCGTCCGACCGGGCACGTCGACCGGTGCGGCGGTGGCGCGGTACGTCGCCCGTTGACCGGGCTGCGCCACCGGCCCCGGTTGCACGCCGTCCGAGGGGCCGGCTCCGCCGCGGACCACGGGCCAGCCGTGCACCCAGTCGAGCGGGTCGATGAGCACGGGCCGCTTCGTGTAGGTGCCCTGGCCCGCGTAGTACGGGTCGTCCCGGTCGACGGCGTGGTAGACGATCCAGTCCTGTCCGGCGAGGTCGGTGACGACCGTGTTGTGCCCGGTGCCGACCCAGCGGTTGCCGTTCTGGGCGAGCAGGGGCGTGCCACCCACCCGGGTGCTCGTGATCCGCACGCCGTCCTGGTCGGTGAACGGGCCGAGCGGGCTGCGCGACCGGGCGACGAACACGCCGTACCCGGTCAGGGCGCCGTTGCAGCAGTTCGTCGCGGACCCCATGAAGTACCACCAGCCGTCGTGCCGCATCAGGTACGTGCCCTCGTAGCGATTGTCGATCGCGATCTGCCGCTCGGTCGAGGGGATCGAGCGCAGGCCGTCGCTGCTCAGCCGGCGGACGTTCACCCCGCCGAAGTAGCTGCCGAAGTACAGGTACGTGCTGCCGCGGTCGGTGATGACCTCGGGGTCGAACTCCCACCGCTGCCCGGTGCCGTTCGGTGCCGCCTGCGGTGCCACGACGGGTCCGCCGGAGTCCGTCCACGGTCCGGTCGGGCCCGGGCTCGTCGCGACGCCGACGGCCGATCCGCCGCCGGTCGGTGCCGTGCCGCTGGGGGTGTCCGACGCCGCGTAGTAGAGGTACCAGGTGCCCGGGCGCCCGTGCGTCCCGGCGCGGTACACGACGTCCGGCGCCCAGATGCCGTTCGCGTCGCCCACCCAGGCCGGCTTCGTGGGGAAGGCGTCGTCGACGTACGTCCAGTGCGTCAGGTCGGTCGACCGGTACGTCGGGACCCCGTGCTGCACGAGCGACCCGTCCGGGTTCTGCTCCGTCGCCGTGAGGGCGTCGGTCGTGCAGTAGAGGTACCAGTTCCGGTCGCGTCCCACCCCGCGCACGACGGTCGGGTCGGCGCAGCTCGCCGCGGTCTGGCCGTCCGGCAGCGTGAGCGTCATCGGGTTCTGGTGGGTCGGCGCGGCACCGCCCCGTGCGGACGTGGTCTCCGCGGCGACGGCGGGCGCACCGCCGGTACCGACCTGGAGGAACGTGGTCGCGAGTCCCGCGACCGTCGCGATCGCGAGGACTGCTCTGAGTGACCGGCGCACGATGGACCTGCTCTCGTCGTCGAGGAGCGTGCGGACGAGCGCGAGCGTACGCTCACGTCCACCGGCCCGTCCGACGAAGGAGTCGCGAGATGCCCGCACGGTTCGTGTACTGGATCAACGCCTCGCTCGACGGCTTCGTCGAGACCGAGGCCGGTGAGCACAGCGGCGTCGAGGGCCCGGAGTGGATCCGGATCGACGAGACCGTGCACCGCGAGTTCAACCGCCGCGCGCGGGCGATGACGCTGTCCGTCGAGGGCCGCATCGTCCACGACATGATGGACCCGTTCTGGCCCGACGCCCGCACCGACGAGTCCCTGCCCGCGTACATGCGCGAGTACGGCGAGATCTGGACCGAGCAGCCGAAGGTCCTGGTCTCCCGGTCGCGGACGGCGGCGGACCACAACACGCGGATCATCGGCCGCGACGAGGACGCGATCGACGAGCTCGCCCGCATCCGCGCCGAGTCCGACGGCGACGTCGGTG
The sequence above is a segment of the Curtobacterium sp. BH-2-1-1 genome. Coding sequences within it:
- a CDS encoding extracellular solute-binding protein, with the translated sequence MKSSKKMLALAGGIAALALLSGCASGSGSGDGGKVDQLTFWLSTSTAQEKGYQDLATDYEKKTGVTVKIVNLPYDGLQTKLRESAQANSLPDVVRAAGIDPIWTGKTVDLASIVDDDANKIDKDIIAKDDDGKVTSIPSDVTAAGLFVNKSLFDKAGIAYPTDPAKAWTWDEFLQAADQVKAKTGAKYDLVFDSSPSRLRAYMFTKGTDFMQQEKDGSFPTDAKTVSALQDFADMNDDSTMPKSVWTSGQDPNALFKSGQVVAYFSGVWQSSDFASNITDFDWASAATPADPTHATEINYGGNIVGFENSDARGTAAKKFIDYMYEPTNYAKLVTTNGFLPVESGLDISYPFESQAAKDSFALYQKEIDAADPISSSYAKESAKWAVEGKELGTDPTTAEVGKLINGQQSAKKTLETITKYYEEHVG
- a CDS encoding carbohydrate ABC transporter permease, producing the protein MSIPTAAGDVQTAVPTPVPPRRPGAAKTAKRRRSGVSKPVLAPILFVSVNAVLFVVFFVWPAVIGLGYSFTDYNGVVAPKFIGLENYFELFADDTFYAALLRTFLYAIVAVPLGFVLSLSMALMLTSPAAKGRSVARIVFFVPWLISPIVTGVIWRWMFGENFGLANFVIESFGGKAVPWQSNADLSLLVVVFATAWAGAAFNMLLFVAAIRNVPQSYYEAASLDGAGAWHQFRYITLPSIAPTSFIVVLLSSLGAFKEFATIQALNGGGPGTDNNLLVQYIYTNGFQNAHIGYASAASMVLMLILMAIALIQLAVNRRTEARR
- a CDS encoding carbohydrate ABC transporter permease — protein: MTATLPSASGAPATDVTSGTTRNTTRNKRLDGPPRPRAIAATALLWVFIIAFGFPVLWFVLSAFKPGGELFSYPLTLFPKTWSVSGFTEAWASYDFARYFGNTVIVALVTTVLTVLASAATGYALAKYDNRWLKVFFVCILATTMLPTEVILAPTFIVIRDLGMYDSLAGIIVPSVITATGIFMFRQFFLTVPDDLVEAARIDGASEFGIFWRIMLPISRPIMLTLAIFSFQWRWNDYIWPLLVLNDPHQFTIQIALQSIVGAENVNWTVLLGASVISIIPLVLIYLVFQKYVNGADLNAGLKD
- a CDS encoding DUF6807 family protein, which gives rise to MSTERPAAGDPSRTAPPGIVLVGARGYGLHHRATIDRLVGLGACTLTAVVDPTLDADEDGGVPVVHDAAAARATGPVDVVVVAAPIAAHLPLALAALESGADVLLEKPPVTTRGDLATLLDAERRSGRVVQVGFQSLGSHALPALRDGSLVGTVRSASAVGTWTRDQAYWDRSAWAGRRRVDGVDVLDGVVTNPLAHAVATALALVGCRRADEVARVEVELYRANAIEGDDTSAVRVTTTAGREATAALTLCGPTEVLPSVRVRGTTGSAVLGYTTDEVTIDGVTHGLGRTDLLENLLAHRSRGDALLVPLVSTGAFVEVLEAVRATEPVQIDHPWVTWDGEGPARRPLVTDVEAVVDRAADQRALFSEVGAPWAHADRDEVLDELVVDGVAVASVLDGAGTVPTSSPRPYLHPVRTLGGTVVSAHHPPDHDWHCGVGFAIPDLDGVNCWGGRTYVHGEGYVWRDDHGSATVVHAEHHGPSLRQEVVWRGPDGHVALHEDRALAWRAVDTGWELTWSSSFRVPGDAVVRLGGPGSNGRVGAGYGGFTWRFPPCADIAVRTATARGEDAVHGSVAPWVEWSATFEGVGATIRFEALDHDDPWFVRAAEYPAVGSALAWRTPVLVHPGVPLVRSFRATVADGPVRHGPGEHGPDRSANTLVG
- a CDS encoding tetratricopeptide repeat protein gives rise to the protein MSTEDWEARVAALWADDTIDDQERIDRMRVLADAAPHPALGAFELGGANDSGGHEAEADVHYTAATAAGLDTVDPTRAAQMVVQHASTLRNLGRVDEAITMLRDAPEHPATGAAPKVFLALALHSAGRHDEALRVAIEAVEPTLPRYHRSVRAYAAALTDA
- a CDS encoding serine/threonine-protein kinase, whose translation is MSPTEDTASTAPLLDGRYRLEHAIGQGGMSVVYRGVDESLHRPVAVKVFHAGTVDVARQEAELGVLASLEHHNLVSLLDTGVVTGHDGTRQRYLVMALVAGQDLEDRLSVGPLASRHIAEIGYDMAEALHYIHSHGVVHRDIKPSNILLVDYGNDSDRARARLTDFGIALAAGVERLTADGVTTGTAAYLSPEQARGGEVGPPSDVYSLGLVLLQCFTRRREFPGSLVESAVARLSRDPVLPEPLPEHWKVLLRAMTAQDPAARPAGADLVTMLRDVVIAETTAADHVVEAPPVAEAAAHADRARPATLDSLPEQALQRTTAMAARLFDAPIALVEVLDEDRAWSQSYIAPGVDDAARHINFRNGFAPVPVPVVIPDGQTHPEMQHSPLVTGPLGIRFYVSVPLVKHDGTPIGTLAVLDTKPRQTTGADLANLHDLAALAVTQLEIRQESLRTTSDALPLAP
- a CDS encoding family 43 glycosylhydrolase, producing MRRSLRAVLAIATVAGLATTFLQVGTGGAPAVAAETTSARGGAAPTHQNPMTLTLPDGQTAASCADPTVVRGVGRDRNWYLYCTTDALTATEQNPDGSLVQHGVPTYRSTDLTHWTYVDDAFPTKPAWVGDANGIWAPDVVYRAGTHGRPGTWYLYYAASDTPSGTAPTGGGSAVGVATSPGPTGPWTDSGGPVVAPQAAPNGTGQRWEFDPEVITDRGSTYLYFGSYFGGVNVRRLSSDGLRSIPSTERQIAIDNRYEGTYLMRHDGWWYFMGSATNCCNGALTGYGVFVARSRSPLGPFTDQDGVRITSTRVGGTPLLAQNGNRWVGTGHNTVVTDLAGQDWIVYHAVDRDDPYYAGQGTYTKRPVLIDPLDWVHGWPVVRGGAGPSDGVQPGPVAQPGQRATYRATAAPVDVPGRTIRALSTDFDGTTLPPALRWTREPDASTWTVAGGAFRWRTQDADIHPPQTPLASVLSEPAPRGDWVAETTVAVDTPATGDGVNYVQGGLIVYGSDSDYVRLTSNSIFDTRQTEFGKQVSGQPAGAPTYGNMVVGPVGDTTTLRIVHRFVAGEHRYTAYTSVDGRHFVRGGTWTADLGAEPRIGLISLGGTGFTSTFDDLRVSTVATGR
- a CDS encoding dihydrofolate reductase family protein — its product is MPARFVYWINASLDGFVETEAGEHSGVEGPEWIRIDETVHREFNRRARAMTLSVEGRIVHDMMDPFWPDARTDESLPAYMREYGEIWTEQPKVLVSRSRTAADHNTRIIGRDEDAIDELARIRAESDGDVGVGGPSIATQLLDAGLLDELMVFTHPAVLGRGRPLFDPPPSGARPPLVLDLLEQQRWDNGVTLHRYDLRR